TTGATCGCACGATTTCCTTACAAGTTAAATTGTCCAGCATACCTTCGTCCGGCCCGATTAGATAGCGCGGCCAGCTTCGGGTCGGAAAGTTTCGGCTAAACGAATCGACATTCAACTCAGGATGAAACTGCAAACCGTACCTTGCCGCCAATTCCGACCAACGAATACGTTTTAGGTTGTTGGGATCAAACTCGCCACCATAAACCATGGTCGCGTCATGAAGAAGCTTTTCGACGGGATCGTCTAAATCTGCCGATTCTCTTTTACTAATCTCATCCCAAGTGATTGAGTGATCAGCAACCGACAAATCCTCGTAAATGTTGTGAAATACCTTGCAATACGATTCAAAAAGATTTGGAATGCAATGCGTCACGTAGTTGCCACTACGACTCTCGAAGTTATCTGTCGAGTCAATATTCTTGCGAATCCAATCCGCTGCCGAGAGATCATTAATTCGCTCAAGTGCATCCACTGATTTCTACTTCTCCAAAAACTTAGCAATTCCCTTCTGGCAATCTTCTGTCATACGGGCTTCGGCGTTTACTTTGGCACCTTGGTCGATAGCCGAGGCAAAATTCTGTCCATCGATGTCGTAGAGCAGGCGTTTGGTCATTTGGACGGCGGAGGCACTGAGTTTTTCGTACTGTTTGGCGATCGCGATGATCTCGGCGTCGAAGTCTTCGCCTTGGATGACAGCTTCGACGATGCCGCGATCCCGAAGTTCGGCGGCGGTGATCTCGTTCCCTAACGTGAGAGTCGCAAATGCGTCTTTCTCCGTCATGTTCCTACGCAAAATGGCCGCGACCATAGCCGGCACGAATCCGATCTTGACCTCGGGAAATCCAAACCGGGCTTCGTCGTGCGCAAAGATCACATCACACGCCAGCGCCAGCCCGAAACCACCCGCCAAAGCCCTGCCCTTTACCGCAGCAATAACAGGCTGACGAACGCGGCGGATCAGTTTGTACAATTCCCCAAGCGACCGCGCGTCCTCAAGATTCTCTTCATGCGATGCACTGGCGATCTTCTGCAACGCCGAAAGATCAGCACCTGAACAAAAGTCTTTGCCTGCACCGCGAATAACGATCGCCCGCACCGATTCATCGGCGTCCGCCGCGATCAAAGCGTCTTTCAGTTCCGCGATCAACGCATCATTCAACGCATTACGCTTGTCAGGACGGTCGAGCGTGATGATGCGGATAGTATCTTGAGATTCGATAAGGATAGCGGACATAAAAATTGAACCACGAAATAGCACGAAACCACACCAAATTAAGAACAACTCTCTTTGGTGTTCTTTGGTGTAATTTCGTGGTTAAACTGCTTCTGGCACTTCAATATACATCCGCAGCAACGCTGTCGAGAACGTCTTGCCTTGAGCGTCGGTCATCAGACTAAGCGTTCCGCCGCCGCCGAGGCTGCCGTGGAGGAGGAAGTTCAGGGCACCGAGATTTGGCAGTTCGAAACGCTCGACCTCGCCTTTGACCATTGCACCGAAATGCTGTTTGACGGCTTCGGCAGTGACGTGTTCGACGAGTAGCGGATAATACTCGGGTTTGAGGGCGATGATGCCGACGTTCGCCGTGTCGCCTTTGTCGCCTGAACGCGCGTGAGCGATCTCTCTAAGCTGTATTGATCTCATAAATGATTGTGGCTTGATCTCGCGGCGATCAA
The DNA window shown above is from Chloracidobacterium sp. and carries:
- a CDS encoding enoyl-CoA hydratase/isomerase family protein, which translates into the protein MSAILIESQDTIRIITLDRPDKRNALNDALIAELKDALIAADADESVRAIVIRGAGKDFCSGADLSALQKIASASHEENLEDARSLGELYKLIRRVRQPVIAAVKGRALAGGFGLALACDVIFAHDEARFGFPEVKIGFVPAMVAAILRRNMTEKDAFATLTLGNEITAAELRDRGIVEAVIQGEDFDAEIIAIAKQYEKLSASAVQMTKRLLYDIDGQNFASAIDQGAKVNAEARMTEDCQKGIAKFLEK